The Arachis hypogaea cultivar Tifrunner chromosome 14, arahy.Tifrunner.gnm2.J5K5, whole genome shotgun sequence genome has a segment encoding these proteins:
- the LOC112741737 gene encoding putative E3 ubiquitin-protein ligase LIN-1, protein MIDLKYIWVLVSINRYVHETLSNERTRNALKLKCTSKLRIQKQEFFEFSEQSVLSNLYWGIDSIEAAIQAQKPEEKSFRLMNSEQMLQVPAMLDEEEVTATVSNRYLVCCSYFYLSVVRNLQGDEWQSALHFLQAVLVSPRIVCNEFATELSQSLFPQETIMLLRRKKQNVKNNSGSMRLGCVSSTSEDEVNEAIRDIARSYKEGLVYYQVMLYGENPWWRSYCSTKHQSPQYVDAPNTSCVSPNSFQHEPRLKTCNMYDKVHPLGPQDVMHNMEDRKFHIRAKITKANDLQRETYDRKLHQSYALDHAVKYSGQEQLNERSVVNFDSTIFNRAREDSTLSISNFHVDDGIIEEALQPLKFHLFDNVTSKSPSKHWLSQKDHEESSKTKSRRYSLQDLSGVIERISELHYSEALGKCGQEYTVDIASIYEYLTDSSGTSYASLRDAILDELLVAISTSKEEREIRASVSILTTIISRNKSVIEDIKKKGLKLCDLASALKQNVHEAAILIYLINPSPIDIKTLELLPILVEIVCTSHSYKNKPEPLLLTPHAASLMIIEELVTSFDYATNNMHLAAISSPHVLSGLLEVARNDNLEEFFSLTTILIKCMQFDAQCRQYVSQYTPLAPFIHLLQTENTRAKCMALEFFHEILCIPRSSAINLLQRIQQEGGINVMQILRICTHQLQPDHQLFAVNILLQLETLNPCDKSLFRVEAVKVLLRALVSQESSAQILSASILSNLAGTYAWTGEPYTAAWLLRKTGLNSPYHHNMIRNFNWLDQSLQDTGTDLWCSKIAKSMLSVGDSIFHALESGLRSKMKMVSRDCLVAISWLGCQISKSSDSLRYSASEIILSGIEQFLHPGMELEERLLACLCIYNYATGKGKQKLIHFSEGVKESLRRLSNVTWMAEELHKVADFLLPNISRISCVHTQILETSRNFNIAVFSLIYYKGLLFSGYSDGSIKVWDIRGHSASLVWDIKEHKKSVTCFSLSEPSDSLLSGSTDGTIRVWRMVQRKLECVEVIVFKEPIHQLHASGETIFAITESQGIKIANDSRAIRNIFKGKHVKCMTLTRGKLYIGCTDSSIQEYSTTYNREQEIKPPTRSWIKQSKPIHSIVAYRDWLYSASKHVEGTTFKEWKKKIGKPKISIHSDKGDSVMAMEVVEDFIYLISSSSANSIQIWLRGTPKKLGRISAGSKITSLLAANDIILCGTEMGQIKGWIPL, encoded by the exons ATGATAGACCTCAAGTACATTTGGGTTCTTGTTTCAATCAACAGATACGTTCATGAAACCTTGTCAAATGAGAGAACAAGGAATGCTCTAAAGCTGAAATGCACCTCAAAACTAAGGATTCAAAAGCAAGAGTTCTTTGAATTCTCTGAGCAATCAGTGCTATCCAATTTGTACTGGGGAATTGACAGCATTGAAGCTGCAATTCAAGCTCAGAAGCCAGAGGAAAAGTCCTTCAGGCTCATGAACTCAGAACAAATGCTTCAGGTACCAGCAATGCTTGATGAGGAAGAAGTAACCGCCACGGTTTCAAACCGTTACTTGGTGTGCTGCTCCTATTTTTACCTCTCAGTTGTTAGGAACCTGCAGGGTGATGAGTGGCAATCTGCACTGCATTTTCTTCAAGCTGTGTTGGTGTCACCAAGGATTGTTTGCAATGAATTTGCAACTGAACTTTCTCAGAGCCTTTTCCCTCAAGAAACCATCATGTTGCTGAGAAGGAAGAAGCAGAATGTGAAGAACAACAGTGGAAGCATGAGGTTGGGGTGTGTGAGTTCTACTTCTGAGGATGAAGTGAATGAAGCAATTAGGGATATTGCAAGAAGTTATAAGGAAGGTTTGGTGTATTATCAGGTTATGCTTTATGGAGAGAATCCATGGTGGAGAAGTTATTGCAGCACCAAACACCAATCACCACAATATGT GGATGCACCAAATACCAGCTGTGTTTCTCCTAATTCATTTCAACATGAACCAAGATTGAAAACCTGCAATATG TATGATAAAGTTCATCCACTTGGTCCCCAAGATGTGATGCATAATATGGAAGACAGAAAATTTCACATAAGAGCCAAAATAACAAAAGCAAATGATCTACAGAGAGAAACTTATGACAG GAAGCTACATCAATCCTATGCCTTGGATCATGCTGTGAAATATTCCGGGCAAGAACAGCTGAATGAAAGAAGTGTGGTTAATTTTGATTCGACCATATTCAACAGAGCCAGAGAAGATTCTACTTTATCCATCTCAAATTTCCATGTAGATGATGGAATAATTGAGGAAGCATTGCAGCCACTAAAATTCCATCTCTTTGACAATGTAACATCTAAATCTCCTTCCAAACATTGGCTCAGCCAGAAAGATCATGAAGAAAGTTCTAAAACAAAATCACGAAGATATTCCCTACAGGATCTTTCAGGAGTGATTGAAAGAATCTCAGAACTGCATTATTCAGAAGCATTAGGAAAGTGTGGACAAGAATATACGGTTGACATTGCATCTATCTACGAGTATTTGACCGATTCATCAGGCACTAGTTATGCTTCCTTGAGGGATGCCATCTTGGATGAACTGCTAGTAGCTATCTCAACATccaaagaggaaagagaaattagAGCTTCTGTGTCTATTCTCACTACAATAATTTCAAGAAACAAATCAGTCATAGAAGACATCAAGAAGAAAGGTTTAAAGTTGTGTGATCTTGCTAGTGCTCTAAAACAAAATGTTCATGAGGCTGCAATTCTCATCTATTTGATAAATCCATCACCTATAGACATAAAAACATTGGAACTTCTACCAATACTTGTTGAGATTGTATGCACCTCACATAGTTACAAGAATAAGCCAGAGCCCCTTCTTCTGACGCCTCATGCAGCATCATTGATGATCATTGAAGAACTAGTGACTTCGTTCGACTATGCAACAAATAACATGCATTTGGCTGCGATTAGTTCCCCTCATGTTCTCAGTGGACTTCTAGAAGTTGCTAGGAATGATAATCTAGAAGAGTTTTTCTCTTTAACCACCATTCTTATAAAATGCATGCAGTTTGATGCACAATGTAGACAGTATGTATCACAATACACTCCTCTTGCTCCTTTTATCCATCTTCTGCAGACGGAAAATACCCGCGCCAAATGTATGGCACTTGAATTTTTCCATGAAATCCTTTGCATACCGCG ATCATCAGCCATTAATCTGTTGCAGCGTATACAGCAAGAAGGAGGCATCAATGTTATGCAGATACTAAGGATTTGTACTCATCAATTACAACCTGATCACCAGCTTTTTGCAGTAAACATACTACTTCAGTTAGAAACATTG AACCCATGTGATAAAAGCTTGTTCAGAGTAGAAGCAGTGAAGGTCCTTCTAAGGGCATTGGTATCTCAGGAAAGCTCAGCGCAGATATTATCTGCATCCATTTTATCAAATCTTGCAGGAACATATGCGTGGACAGGAGAACCATATACAGCTGCATGGTTGCTGAGGAAGACAGGATTGAACTCTCCCTATCACCACAATATGATAAGAAACTTCAACTGGTTGGATCAGAGTCTACAG GATACTGGCACAGACTTATGGTGCAGTAAAATTGCAAAATCTATGTTAAGTGTTGGAGATTCCATCTTCCATGCTTTAGAGAGTGGATTAAGAAGCAAGATGAAAATGGTCTCTAGAGATTGTCTTGTAGCAATTTCATGGCTCGGATGTCAAATATCTAAAAGCTCGGATAGCCTCAGATATTCGGCATCCGAGATCATACTGAGTGGAATTGAGCAATTCCTGCATCCTGGGATGGAGCTAGAAGAAAGACTTCTAGCATGTCTATGCATTTATAATTATGCCACTGGTAAAG GAAAGCAGAAACTGATTCATTTCTCTGAAGGAGTAAAGGAATCGTTACGACGTCTTTCAAATGTAACTTGGATGGCTGAGGAGTTACACAAAGTAGCTGATTTCCTGTTGCCAAACATATCA CGTATTTCTTGTGTTCACACGCAAATCCTTGAGACAAGTCGAAACTTCAACATAGCAGTTTTCTCCCTCATATACTACAAGGGACTCCTATTCAGTGGATATTCAGATGGTTCAATCAAG GTGTGGGATATTAGAGGGCACTCAGCTAGTCTTGTATGGGACATTAAGGAGCACAAGAAGTCCGTGACATGCTTTTCGCTATCTGAACCATCGGATAGCCTCTTAAGTGGATCCACCGATGGAACCATAAGG GTGTGGAGAATGGTCCAGAGAAAGTTGGAATGTGTTGAAGTAATAGTCTTCAAGGAACCAATCCATCAGTTACATGCATCGGGTGAAACAATTTTCGCGATTACTGAAAGCCAAGGAATAAAG ATAGCTAATGATTCAAGGGCAATCAGAAATATTTTCAAAGGTAAGCATGTAAAATGCATGACACTAACTAGAGGAAAGTTATACATTGGCTGCACAGATTCAAGCATACAG GAGTATTCCACAACATACAACAGGGAACAAGAAATCAAACCACCAACAAGGAGTTGGATCAAGCAAAGTAAGCCAATACATTCAATTGTAGCATATAGAGATTGGCTCTATAGTGCAAGTAAGCATGTTGAAGGCACAACATTCAAG GAATGGAAGAAAAAAATTGGGAAACCCAAGATTTCAATCCATTCTGACAAAGGAGATAGTGTGATGGCTAtggaagtggtagaagacttcaTATACCTAATCTCCAGCTCATCTGCAAATAGCATTCAG ATCTGGTTGAGAGGGACACCGAAAAAACTCGGGAGAATATCGGCCGGAAGCAAGATTACAAGCCTTCTTGCCGCGAATGACATTATTCTTTGTGGTACTGAGATGGGACAAATCAAG GGATGGATCCCTTTGTAG